The DNA segment tATTTTCGCATATTTGATTTATTGGGCATTGGTCATTTTTGATGTCTAGTGTGTAATACCTTTTTGCTATAcctacttgcctagagtcctatgccagaaggcggtggctcatgggccaatctggtgatgtcgacCTCTGTGTTCTATATGTCTCCAATTTCTTGTTAGTAGCCGAACCAGCCTAGCATTTGAATTGGTAGACAAATGTAGCTACTCATGTCGTATTTACTGGAGCATACCACTCCTGTATCCCTAGTGTTTGCAGACTGGAGTTCCACTGCATTACAAcactgtcctcgttgacactcggtggcgggtggggagcgggAGTGCTGAATctattattatcatcaccatgtcaATTACCCTTTCTGGTTCCACGAGAAACGACAAAAAAAAGACGTTTAGAGGCTGATCATCTTTCTTGTAATGAAGATGGTTCAGGTCCAACACACCAAGAACCTTGGCCAAAGTTCATAGTTATTGAATCTACCAATGGTGAACCACTCAAGATCAACCCATTTCTagtatcaaagacaatacaatctatTTGTGGAGAGGTTAAGAACGTTTCACGTCTCAGAGGAGGTACACTTCTTGTTGAGTCTGCGCGACGACAGCAATCCataaatttattgcaacaacatcaCTTTGCCAACATCAATGTTGCTGTCTCAGCTCATAGAACTCTGAACTCAAGTAGGGGCATTGTTAGGGATAGAGCCCATTGTCTGGCGGACATGTCCGAGGATGAAATAGTGGCTGAACTTAAGGATCAGAATGTAACTTCCGTGAAACGCTTTCCTGTTAAGAAGCAGGATGGTAGCATTGTACCTggccacacttacatgtttaccttttcatcgtGCACTCTgccaaaatcaatcaaagccggctatttcaatatcggagtggaggtgtatatccccactccactccgctgctattcctgtcagaagtttggacacggGTCTAAGTCCTGTCGAAACAGTCCTCGTTGTCATCGTTGTAGTGAACATCATCAGGACTCTGCAGCAATAATATTAAATGTGCCAATTGTGGAAGCAGTCATCTTTCATCTTCTAAATGTTGTCCTGAATGGCAAATGCAATCTAAGATACTTAAATTaaagtatgaaacaaatatttccttcatgGAGGCTAAAAACAAAGTCCTTAGCCAGAATCAACATAATCCCTCTCCCACTGTGACATACTCTGCTGCTGTCTCACGACGACCAGAAACAATCTCTTCTTTGTGTCAAACGGATTTGACCTGGATGGCTTCTgagaaacctgttcatgtgaataGTACTTCTGGCAGTCAGGGCCTTTTTACAGCGTCTGCCTCTCAGACTATTAGTCACGTATCAGGTGAAGTTGTTCAAACAGCTATAGATGTTGAAACGTCAAAAGGTGAAAAGTCAAAATCGCAAAGAAAACGTCTAAATCGTAGATCAAAGAAATCTCATGCTGATactcctgtagaggttcacaatTTGTTTGAGTCTTTGGAGATGGATGATACGCCATCTTCACAAAACCGAAATAACGGTACACCCTCCTCTCGTACACGCGAGAGGTCTCCAATAGAACCGCCATGAGTAACGCTACAAATGTAgtgcagtggaattgcagagggcttaggaataattttcacgaagtccaattattagctcaagatttaaacccatcagcatttagtctacaggaaacatttcttaaacCTGATGATAAGTTTGAAATGCGTCAGTACAACTCGTATCACTGTTCTTCACCTCCGGGGGATAAAGCAACCGGGGACGCTTCGATTATGGTGAGACAGGGTatcattcacagccctgttcctcttaaaactaaacttcaggctgttgctgtccgaCTAAGTTTACACGTCACGATCACACTCTGTTCCTTGTACATACCACCATCCTCGACTCTTCAGCTATCAGATCTTCAGGATTTATATTCCCAATTGCCTGGACCCTGTGTTATAACGGGAGATCTCAACGGACATAATCCTCTGTGGGGAAGCAACGATACgaacaataaaggtaaaattcttgaagattttgtttctaataatgacttgtgcatatttaacgacggttcgaacacatatctacatccagcaACGGGTACATATTCAGTACTAGATTTGTCAATCACAGATCCAACCatacttaatgaattttcatggtcagtccacggtgacctgtgtggtagtgaccattttccgacagTAATCACTGCTATAAATCCAACTGATGATCTGTCGacgtcaagatggaatttttctaaaGCTAATTGGCCTTTATTTCAGACTAGTTGTACTAAAAACTTAAAACCAGAATTTTTCACGGACGCTCATGATGCAATCCAGTCATTTTcggagacactgaaacaaattgctgatgatactattcctaagtcctctgtaaatccacacattcgtaagccatggtttgataacgaatgtaaacaggccaggaaaagtaggaagaaagcagaagactattttcgccgacaccctactgttcacaatttagataaagttaaaattttaaatgccaaggctcgacgcacatttaagcagaataaacgtcagtcttggagaaaatatgtttccaagatcaattcacgcacacctatttcaaaggtgtggaatatgatacaaggAATAAAGGGGAAATGttccaaatctactgttcaacatttaaaggatggtgataatttattaacgGATAAGGCTGACATTGCTAGTAAGCTTGGCGAAACTCTCGCCAGGCACTCATCTTCATCCagttatgtccctgagtttcaaaaacaccagaaacaacaggataagaaaacaatcaattttacctcggacaatggtgaagattataatgaattattttcactgcatgagctctATACCGCCCTTGaacaggctcatgatacagctacaggGACTGATggtatccactatcagctcctgaagcatatgcccaaaacatgtttggaaacgctgcttaatatatttgataatatctggactacaggcaattttccaacttcctggcgtaatgccattgtagtcccaataccaaagcctggtcgagatcatactgatccatctaattacagaccaatctctttaacgagttgtgtatgtaaaaccatggagcgaatggtaaataatagattaacatggtatcttgaaaccaacaaccttattacaaatattcaatgtggtttcaggaaaaatcgcagtaccattgatcatttggtacgtttagaatcctttgtgaaaaatgctatagtaaataaacaacatgctgtatcaattttctttgatctcgagaaagcttatgataccacgtggaagcatggcatttttaaggatttacatgattttggtttgagaggtcgtttacctctttttatatcgcaggttttacaagacaggcaatttcaagtccgagtgggttctaccctgtctgatcattacaatcaggatcagggtgtccctcaaggcagtattttgtctgtcacattatttagtattaagatcaacagtttatcaaaggttttaaatgattcaattgatggatcattatttgtggatgattttaatatctcttgtcgtggtaaaaatatgcatactattgaacgacaactgaagttatgtttaaataaaataaataaatggtgtcttgaaaacggatttaaattttctaaatccaaaactaattgtatacacttctgtagaaagtataaacctcacaaggacccagagctaacctgaaatggctctcccatcaaggtggtaaaggaggccaagttcttgggcttaattttttattcccatttaacatttctgccacatattaaatctcttaaagctgaATGCCtcaaggcactcgatttgttaaaagttgtatccagttcaaagtggggaggggatctgactactctccttcacttatatagatcacttgtccgctctaaacttgactatggctcaattgtatatggtggagcctgcaaaagtaaccttaaacttttagattcagtccaccatcaaggtctaagactttgtcttggctcctttcgaacgtCACCCATTGAAAGCCtctacgtcgaagctgatgagccatcccttgatcaacgccgtataaaattagccttacagtacgtgacaaaactacattccaatcagtcaaaccctgcctaCAGAAAAactctcttgttccgcctttagGAAACAGAATTAAATCGTTTagttctgctgccagcattgagctggacaaaatagcgccttcccgtcttctttcttctcctccttggcaattggttaggccacaagttgacttaacattagccacatttaaaaaatcagaaactaatgaattgcaatgcaaacaagaatataatcaattaaaacataaatatagtaatTATAAAGctgtatttacagatgggtccaaggacggtggtgcagtggcttgtgccactgtcattggatccagaacaatatcttctagattaccatataacagctctatttttactgcagaggCAAGCGCCATATTatcggctctcaaatatattcgaagacacactaaacataaacaatgtataatttgttcagattctctttcttgccttcaggctattaaaaagctatcttgcaaacatccacttttaatagaaattattgaattgtataataatcttgctactggccaatacgacatcgtcttttgctggttacccagtcacgtaggcatttctggtaacgcaatggtcgatcttgctgctaaggcagcactcaacaaatctgtgacaccacttcttattccctacactgattacaaagctaccattagatcgtatatccgtgatctgatgcagacgaagtgggacactcaagtgggtgtaaataaattacatggaattaaaccatatattgggtatacccacttgggttgtcagtccagatttgaagaggtcattttgcggcgatgtcgtattggccatacacgatatactcatgaataccttttgaaaggtgaggatcctccgttctgcatcccttgtgaggaaaaaatcacagtcaagcatatcctgcttgactgtgtagagtattccatcacaagggatcagtattttaattcacgaagtatgaaggatctttttactcataccagctctcatttaattattgcatttttaaaagaaatagatttgttatcagaattgtaaatagataaatattttattattggtagtctagattaataactgatatcgtaagtggctgtgccctcgaggggggttgaagtattgtaaaattattgtcctcctgagagggtacgtacgtccaaaatattctatgtaaatttagtacgaccaaacttttaaccgtagtatatttgttgtttttaataatggctaaatttgagtataatcgccaacggctgaggaCAAGATGTAACTCCATCTGGGGTCtacgcaggtagcaaaggtactgttagtccccatggtccctagtatggtgatctaccttcagttgttggcgatctacagcccgtattttatgttgtattgtctgaatagaggtatttgttttaactctccacactagttttaattgtaaatgtgatgctctagtggttgtactgtcctttgacgacaggtttttataatgtatacatatttcatttcagttctcgtcacaatatggctgaaatattgccaatgtgacgttaaatattaactcactcactcactcactttacataTTCAGGAGATGTACTGATGTAACCCCATCATCccacagaaacaaacatcaccctcgtcatcatcaacatcatcatcaacatcagcatcagcagcatcatcatcatcatcatcagcagcagcagtagcatctcaaaaacagaaacaattatAGCAACAGAGGCACAATTGAAAGTTTTGaagatatttatgtttatttgaagatgatgattgaacattaaaacaacatgaaaatacTCTTGACAACTTACTAGCAATGTCCCAGTgaggggtacaccagaaatgggcttcacacattgtacagatATGGGGAATCCAACCAGCTGGGACTTATGCATGATGGGCTATTGCTCtaaaccactagggtacccagCCGGTAGGGCAGCCTCTGTTAGTCTGAGGCCAATTCTATAAGCACAATTCtataaacatttttcaaacagtgGTCTAATATAGGTAACTTCACTTGCAACGTTCCTGAATTACATCTGTAGACACGTTTCAACCCCGTGACATGCTTTTACTTTAAGCAGTGGTGACTCGACACCCAATTATATTATTGTCtccagaaaaataaataattcttCCTGCAACCAAATGCTACTTTTCTTTGCAAATTGTAAATGGTACTTTACAACAGCAACCACTACTACAACTGGTTCAACTCTGGCAGGTGCCGgcacaacagcaacagcaaccaCTACTGGTTCAACTCCGACAGATACCGGCACAACGGCAACAGCAGCCACAACTGGTTCAGCTCAGACAGGTGCCAACACTATAGCAACAGCAACCACTACCACAACTGGTTCAACTCAGATAGGTGCcaacacaacagcaacagcaatcACGACTACAGCTACTTCAACTCAGACAGGTGCCGGCACAACAATCACAACTGGAGATGGTTCACTTGGGACAGATGTCTTCACGACAACTGCTTTCACCACTACTGCAGGTAGGATAATTAAAACCGATTGCCCCGCAACACCTGTAGCAACACCTGTAGCAATACCTGTAGTAACTACAATTCCGGATCTGGGTCCACATTCAGCTTACTGAGGTTTTGTTTTTTAGCCATAATGGTGAGAATATGTCCAGGGTTATTTAACTAAGTCTGGTAAACGCCACTAATTTGGCGTTGCAGCTAACATTGAGCCAGCGCCTTTTGGTACGACCATATGTTTATTTGAAGATGATGATTgaacattaaaacaacatgaaaatacCCTTGACAACTTACTAGCAATGTCCCAGTGGTTTCAAGgaggggtacaccagaaatgggcttcacacattgtacagatATGGGGAATCCAACCTGGGACTTATGCATGATGGGCTATTGCTCcaaaccactagggtacccagCCGGTAGGGCAGCCTCTGTTAGTCTGAGGCCAATTCTATAAGCACGATTCtataaacatttttcaaatagaAGCGGCCAGTGGCCTAATATAGGTAACTTCACTTGCAACGTTCCTGAATTACATCTGTAGACACGTTTCAACCCCGTGACATGCTTTTACTTTAAGCAGTGGTGACTCGACACCCAATTATATTATTGTCtccagaaaaataaataaatcttcCTGCAACCAAATGCTACTTTTCTTTGCAAATTGTAAATGGTACTTTACAACAGCAACCACTACTACAACTGGTTCAACTCTGGCAGGTGCCGGCACAACGGCAACAACAACCACTACTACAGCTGCTTCAACTCAGACAGGTGCTGGCACCACAGCAACAGCAAGCACTACTGGTTCAACTCCGACAGATACCGGCACAACGGCAACTACTACAACTGGTTCAACTCAGACAGGTGACTTCACAACGGCAACAGCAACCAAAACTGGTTCAGTTCAGACAGGTGCCAACACTATAGCGACAGCAACCACTACTACAACTGGTTCAACTCAGACAGGTGACTTCACAACGGCAACAGCAGCCACAACTGGTTCAGCTCAGACAGGTGCCAACACTATAGCAACAGCAACCACTACCACAACTGGTTCAACTCAGATAGGTGCcaacacaacagcaacagcaatcACGACTACAGCTACTTCAACTCAGACAGGTGCCGGCACAACAATCACAACTGGAGATGGTTCACTTGGGACAGATGTCTTCACGACAACTGCTTTCACCGCTACTGCAGGTAAGATAATTAAAACCGACTGCCCCGCAACACCTGTAGCAACACCTGTAGCAATACCTGTAGTAACTACAATTCCGGATCTGGGTCCACATTCAGCTTACTGAGTTTTTGTTCTTTAGCCATAATGGTGAGAATATGTCCAGGGTTATTTAACTAAGTCTTGTAAACGCCACTAATTTGGCGCTGCAGCTAACATTGAGCCAGCACCTTTTGGTACGACCACATGGGATGACAATATGTAACCAACACATGTGTACATCGTTTTATGAAAGATATTCGAAGTGCCGAAGTCTGGTTCCTAATGTTCAATAACGTGAGTATTGTTGGAATTCCATTAGACTAGGTACTCATTAACAATGTgaatttatatttacattagcAACCacaacaacgacaacgacaactACACAGAAAGGTGATCTAGAAGCTGCAGCTTCCAAAGATAGAGGTTATTCAGAAAGGGAGTATGTTTCTTTTATCTCCTCCTGGAACTCTGAAGCATCCAGGTCAACTAATACTGTAGAAATATCTGCAAAATCCACTACGAGTTCTGCAACACAACCTAGTATTAGAAATGTCAGGATACCCGCTGACAGTTGTAACAGCACACGACGACCTGAGTCAGAAAATCTGTGTATGGTTTTCGAAAAAGCAGCCAACGACACAGCAGTGTCCCCGACTAACCTCGACGTCGAGGAGCTCAGTTCGGCAACTTCCGGCAGCTGCGCCGAGCTGTGCGCATCACGTCAAACCTGCGTGGTGTACAGCATCAGCGCCACGGGTACCTGCAGGATCACCTCCGCATGTCGGCCTGAAGTGGTGAGCGAGACTGGCTCGGTAGTTCTGTTCCTCAAGTATTGGGGATGATCCTTGGTCGCCATGATCCACAGACGTTTTCACTGAATGGTGAGGTTTCGTCCGTCGGTACCATCGTTGTGGTACGGGATGCTACTGTCTGAGATTTGTGTCACCTTGTAAACTTTTCCGTCATAAAAATGACACATTATGGTAAATAAAAGCACAAGGGATGAGGTAAAATATGCTTAGATGTAATTTTTAATATCGTTTTTCAGCACACTTTCCACTGTAGTGCACGTAACGTACACAGGCGAATGCGAAACGTTTCTTTCAGTACCGTACTCCTATATGAGGTAAACAGAAGTGACACAAAAATGTACTTCACCTGATGCCATCCCTCATATTCCTTGTCGCGGACACTTGACTTCATTACGACACACTGATATAgattcacaaacacattcatATGACACGATCAGAATCGTACAAGGCGTGTTAAAATCTGTTATCAACATTTAAATACAACTAACTAGTTTTCTGACTCAGTCCTCAACGCGAATATGCAATCACTTACTcgtatttcacatattttctcACCATTTTGAACTTCTTCCTTCTCTGGAAGCCGCTTTCAATTCCCTGCCGTCGACAGTGGGGTTCTTCATATCGTTATCTCATTAATGCAACAGATGTTTTAGAATTGTCATCCCATTAATGCGACAAATGTTTTGGAACTGTCCTCAGGCATGTGATAACCTCTTTACGTAGGTGGTTCAATGGTTTCAAACCACCAGCTTTCATTTTGCACATGCAATTATTGTGTATATCTTTGTGAAtttgtatatataattttgaggCTGTGTTTTATGCAACAAACTCATACGGGATAATGAAGTTAAATCCGAACTTATCTTATCTATAGTGATTTGTCTTCAAAATAAAGGCAGGATTAAGCGATACATTTGTAGGTTTAACACGGTATTGGAAAAGGATATGTTATTGTCCATAAGTAAAGACTCACATATGTGGGCATTATATTGTTTTATTGCTTTTCCTTCTTGAAactgtttgttt comes from the Haliotis asinina isolate JCU_RB_2024 chromosome 12, JCU_Hal_asi_v2, whole genome shotgun sequence genome and includes:
- the LOC137257618 gene encoding mucin-22-like; amino-acid sequence: MTAPFWLCLLFLDTVIMVRGAGTTATATTTGSTPTDTGTTATAATTGSAQTGANTIATATTTTTGSTQIGANTTATAITTTATSTQTGAGTTITTGDGSLGTDVFTTTAFTTTAGAGTTATTTTTTAASTQTGAGTTATASTTGSTPTDTGTTATTTTGSTQTGDFTTATATKTGSVQTGANTIATATTTTTGSTQTGDFTTATAATTGSAQTGANTIATATTTTTGSTQIGANTTATAITTTATSTQTGAGTTITTGDGSLGTDVFTTTAFTATAATTTTTTTTTQKGDLEAAASKDRGYSEREYVSFISSWNSEASRSTNTVEISAKSTTSSATQPSIRNVRIPADSCNSTRRPESENLCMVFEKAANDTAVSPTNLDVEELSSATSGSCAELCASRQTCVVYSISATGTCRITSACRPEVVSETGSVVLFLKYWG